Proteins encoded by one window of Geobacter sp. DSM 9736:
- a CDS encoding tetratricopeptide repeat protein, whose protein sequence is MTEKLLFLSLLGILVSMPAAENANAAAASGPPKSKQAYESLKPMAEEGRAVAQHELGVMYRTGKGAPQNDAQAARWFRKAAEQGLAEAQNNLGGLYATGRGVSRDIVKAYAWFMLAADQGLAEAKANRARLAKQMSGDQLARGKQMASRQLARKPSE, encoded by the coding sequence ATGACGGAAAAACTGCTTTTTCTATCCCTGCTAGGCATTCTGGTGTCAATGCCTGCTGCGGAAAACGCCAATGCCGCTGCGGCATCAGGCCCACCGAAATCGAAGCAAGCCTACGAAAGCCTGAAGCCGATGGCCGAAGAAGGACGCGCCGTAGCGCAGCACGAACTGGGTGTAATGTACCGCACCGGCAAAGGAGCCCCCCAGAACGACGCTCAAGCGGCGAGATGGTTTCGTAAGGCTGCGGAACAGGGATTGGCGGAAGCACAGAACAACCTGGGGGGCCTATACGCCACCGGCCGAGGTGTAAGCCGCGATATCGTCAAAGCATACGCATGGTTCATGCTCGCTGCGGACCAGGGGCTTGCTGAAGCAAAAGCCAACCGGGCCAGACTGGCCAAGCAGATGTCCGGTGACCAGCTGGCAAGAGGAAAGCAAATGGCCTCCCGTCAGTTGGCCAGGAAACCGTCGGAGTAG
- the rho gene encoding transcription termination factor Rho, protein MNLQELKGKKINDLAAIAKGLNIEGASSLRKQDLIFAILNAQTEKNGMIFGEGVLETLPDGFGFLRAPDYNYLPGPDDIYVSPSQIRRFNLHTGDTVSGQIRPPKEGERYFALLKVESVNHEPPEVARDKILFDNLTPLYPEEKLKLETTHDNMSTRVMELIAPIGKGQRGLIVAPPRTGKTMLIQNIANSIAENHPEVFLIVLLIDERPEEVTDMQRSVRGEVVSSTFDEPAARHIQVAEMVIEKAKRLVEHKRDVVILLDSITRLARAYNTVIPPSGKILSGGVDSNALHKPKRFFGAARNIEEGGSLTIIATALIDTGSKMDEVIFEEFKGTGNMELHLDRKLVEKRTFPAIDINKSGTRKEELLIDKAALNRIWILRKVLHPMNVVDSMEFLLSKLEGTKTNQEFLDSMSK, encoded by the coding sequence ATGAATCTACAAGAATTAAAAGGTAAAAAGATTAATGACTTAGCTGCTATTGCGAAGGGGCTAAACATCGAAGGGGCTTCGAGCCTGCGGAAGCAGGACCTTATCTTCGCCATTCTCAACGCCCAGACCGAAAAGAACGGTATGATATTCGGCGAGGGGGTCCTCGAAACTCTTCCGGACGGCTTCGGGTTTCTCCGGGCGCCGGACTACAACTATCTGCCCGGTCCCGACGATATCTACGTTTCTCCGAGCCAGATACGCAGGTTCAATCTCCACACGGGAGATACAGTTTCAGGGCAGATCCGGCCACCCAAGGAAGGAGAGCGTTATTTCGCCCTCCTAAAAGTCGAATCTGTAAACCACGAGCCCCCAGAGGTGGCACGCGACAAGATACTCTTCGACAACCTGACTCCTCTCTATCCCGAGGAGAAGCTAAAGCTCGAAACCACCCATGACAACATGTCGACCCGTGTGATGGAGCTGATCGCTCCCATCGGCAAGGGACAGCGCGGACTCATCGTAGCTCCTCCCCGCACCGGGAAAACGATGCTCATTCAGAACATCGCAAATTCCATCGCCGAAAACCACCCCGAAGTGTTCCTCATCGTGCTTCTGATCGATGAGCGGCCTGAAGAGGTTACCGACATGCAGCGTTCGGTCCGGGGGGAGGTTGTCTCCTCCACCTTCGACGAGCCGGCCGCACGCCATATCCAGGTTGCCGAGATGGTGATTGAAAAGGCGAAGCGTCTGGTGGAGCACAAGCGGGACGTAGTCATCCTGCTGGACTCGATCACCCGCCTAGCCCGCGCTTACAACACCGTAATTCCTCCTTCCGGCAAGATTCTCTCCGGCGGTGTCGACTCCAACGCTCTCCATAAGCCGAAGCGGTTCTTCGGCGCAGCGCGGAACATCGAAGAAGGGGGCTCGCTCACCATCATCGCCACCGCGCTTATAGATACAGGAAGCAAAATGGACGAGGTGATCTTCGAGGAGTTCAAGGGGACCGGCAACATGGAGCTCCACCTGGATCGCAAGCTTGTCGAGAAGCGGACATTCCCGGCCATTGACATCAACAAGTCTGGCACAAGGAAGGAGGAGCTGCTCATCGACAAGGCCGCCCTCAACCGGATATGGATACTCCGGAAGGTGCTCCATCCGATGAATGTCGTCGACAGCATGGAATTTCTTCTCTCCAAGCTGGAGGGGACAAAGACGAATCAGGAATTCCTCGATTCCATGAGCAAATAG